A genome region from Dolichospermum compactum NIES-806 includes the following:
- a CDS encoding DUF874 family protein, with amino-acid sequence MYQTDPPLSPKETLPTMYDLPSEDPEEPGLPDQFHLFQPQLLAETFRPPNYPSDQIFTGSDLNLYYDLRHPSWYKRPDWFAVLGVPSLYDKRDLRLSYVVWQEGVNPHIIVELLSPGTEKEDLGTILRDVEKPPGKWEVYEQILRVPYYAIFDRYKSEFRMFQLTGARYAEVDLSDFRFWIPEIELGLGVWQGSYKNVEMPWLRWYDKDGNWILTSTEEERQKAEQERQKAEQERQKLEQEKQKTERLIAQLRSLGVEPDLE; translated from the coding sequence ATGTATCAAACTGATCCGCCACTTTCCCCTAAAGAAACATTACCGACAATGTATGATCTTCCTAGCGAAGACCCGGAGGAACCTGGTTTGCCAGATCAATTTCATTTATTCCAACCACAATTATTAGCAGAAACATTCCGTCCCCCTAACTATCCTAGCGACCAAATATTTACAGGAAGTGATCTGAATCTTTATTATGATTTGCGTCATCCTTCATGGTATAAACGTCCAGATTGGTTTGCAGTCTTAGGTGTTCCCTCTCTTTATGATAAAAGAGATTTACGTTTAAGTTATGTAGTTTGGCAAGAAGGAGTAAACCCTCATATTATTGTTGAATTACTCTCACCAGGAACAGAAAAAGAAGACTTAGGGACAATATTAAGAGATGTAGAAAAACCTCCTGGTAAATGGGAAGTTTATGAACAAATTTTAAGAGTACCCTATTACGCCATCTTTGATCGTTATAAATCTGAATTTAGAATGTTTCAGTTAACAGGCGCTCGTTATGCTGAAGTAGACTTATCAGATTTCCGGTTTTGGATTCCCGAAATAGAATTAGGTTTGGGAGTGTGGCAAGGAAGTTATAAAAACGTCGAAATGCCTTGGTTACGTTGGTATGACAAAGACGGTAATTGGATATTAACCAGCACAGAGGAGGAAAGACAGAAAGCTGAACAGGAAAGACAAAAAGCTGAACAGGAAAGACAAAAGTTAGAACAAGAAAAGCAAAAAACCGAAAGATTAATTGCCCAACTTCGATCGCTTGGTGTTGAACCAGATTTAGAATAG
- a CDS encoding DUF3318 domain-containing protein has product MEPNIEIRRLLDVMPASGRMMTKIVSKPEQKQVIDAAFPLPLSQARPIYINFDLWRRLTKPQRDLLLLQRVSWLIGVKWLEPNMYQGAVLAGLVGGILEAVQADVVGVVIACGLSTVAAIRIWRTNKSQESELTADTAAIRIAQRRGYSETEAAQHLLTAIEAVGTIEGRSGLNFSELIRCQNLKVIAGLSQVGIPKNYQ; this is encoded by the coding sequence ATGGAACCAAATATTGAAATTCGTCGGTTGTTGGATGTAATGCCTGCTTCTGGGCGAATGATGACTAAAATCGTCAGTAAACCAGAACAAAAACAGGTAATAGATGCAGCTTTTCCCCTGCCTTTGAGTCAAGCAAGACCAATATATATTAATTTCGATTTATGGCGACGGTTGACAAAACCCCAACGGGATTTACTCCTATTGCAAAGGGTATCCTGGTTAATAGGGGTGAAATGGTTAGAACCTAATATGTATCAAGGTGCGGTGTTAGCAGGGCTTGTGGGCGGAATACTCGAAGCAGTCCAAGCGGATGTGGTAGGTGTGGTAATAGCCTGTGGATTAAGCACTGTAGCGGCTATACGGATTTGGCGCACCAATAAATCCCAGGAGTCAGAATTAACTGCTGATACAGCCGCTATTAGAATCGCCCAAAGACGGGGTTATTCAGAAACAGAAGCTGCCCAACATTTGTTAACAGCTATTGAAGCAGTAGGAACAATAGAAGGGCGTTCTGGTTTAAATTTTAGTGAATTAATTCGTTGTCAAAACTTGAAAGTAATTGCTGGTTTATCACAAGTTGGTATCCCTAAAAACTATCAATAG
- a CDS encoding pyridoxal phosphate-dependent aminotransferase — MNYKLSRMAAIQSPIIPVVGELIKNSPGTISLGQGVVHYQPPATAIELLPKFLAEPKNHLYQPVVGIPELLTALTAKLSIFNDIDIKEENAIVVTAGSNMGFINAILAITSPGDEIILNTPYYFNHEMAIKMAGCHPVLVATDANYQLVPEAIKAAITDKTRAVVTISPNNPTGVIYSETALKQVNEICRERGIYHISDEAYEYFTYNGVKHISPGASAGSNKYTISLFSLSKAYGFASWRIGYMVIPEHLLTAVKKVQDTILICPPVVSQYAALGALQAKDDYLKDNIGSIAKVREIVINSLQLLQDLCTITPANGAFYFFLKVQTKMNDLELVKKLIQEHKIAVIPGTTFGMEDGCYLRVAYGALPADTAKAGIERLVKGLQSIVL; from the coding sequence ATGAATTATAAATTATCACGAATGGCAGCGATTCAATCGCCAATTATTCCGGTGGTGGGTGAATTAATTAAAAACTCTCCAGGAACAATTTCTTTGGGACAAGGTGTTGTCCATTATCAGCCACCAGCAACAGCCATAGAATTATTACCAAAATTTCTTGCTGAACCTAAAAATCATCTTTATCAACCCGTTGTTGGGATTCCTGAATTATTAACAGCTTTAACGGCAAAATTATCAATATTTAATGATATTGATATCAAGGAAGAAAACGCTATTGTGGTGACAGCAGGTAGCAACATGGGGTTTATAAATGCTATTTTAGCAATTACTTCTCCTGGTGATGAAATTATTTTAAATACTCCCTACTATTTTAATCATGAAATGGCGATTAAAATGGCAGGTTGTCATCCGGTATTAGTTGCCACAGATGCAAATTATCAATTAGTTCCTGAAGCTATAAAGGCAGCAATTACAGATAAAACCCGTGCAGTGGTGACGATTTCTCCGAATAATCCGACGGGTGTTATTTATTCAGAGACAGCATTAAAACAAGTTAATGAAATTTGTCGAGAAAGGGGAATTTATCATATTAGTGATGAGGCTTATGAATATTTTACTTACAACGGTGTAAAACATATTTCTCCGGGGGCATCTGCGGGCAGTAATAAATATACAATTTCTTTGTTTAGTTTGTCGAAAGCTTATGGTTTTGCTAGTTGGCGAATTGGTTATATGGTAATTCCTGAACATTTGTTAACTGCTGTGAAAAAAGTTCAAGATACTATTTTAATTTGTCCACCTGTGGTTTCTCAGTATGCAGCTTTGGGGGCTTTACAAGCAAAAGATGATTATTTAAAAGATAATATTGGGAGTATTGCTAAAGTTCGAGAAATAGTGATTAATTCACTACAATTACTTCAGGATTTATGTACAATTACACCAGCTAATGGTGCATTTTACTTTTTCTTGAAAGTGCAGACAAAAATGAATGATTTGGAATTAGTGAAAAAACTGATTCAAGAACACAAAATAGCAGTGATTCCGGGAACAACCTTTGGGATGGAAGATGGCTGTTATTTGCGGGTTGCTTATGGTGCGTTACCAGCAGATACAGCTAAAGCAGGTATAGAAAGATTAGTCAAAGGTTTGCAAAGTATCGTATTATAG